A part of Cannabis sativa cultivar Pink pepper isolate KNU-18-1 chromosome 6, ASM2916894v1, whole genome shotgun sequence genomic DNA contains:
- the LOC115725238 gene encoding putative disease resistance protein RGA3 gives MADAFTSALVDHFVSSALAKIDKNVGLVQNVKKDVKKLKKSLKYIQDLLVDAGTRQLDSQWLKQWLSDLEDISFDMDDVLDEWNSAILKSEIERFDQEGKGTCEDGDDSSDHVCAKKVCFPVLPSSWLCFKKVNQVIRHCDFAKRIKKLTNELDIIKNDGHDHGIVIGAIGMYSQQQYNPSSIVKSRITTISLVEETEIHGRDDDKEILVSKLLCDSPQKSSKGIDIIPIVGMGGLGKTTLAQLVYNDDSVKAHFDKRIWVCVSDPFDQKRVAKAIVDGLGGNAQNYDELESLVQCISNSIKGIKFLLVLDDVWTEEKSKWEQLKQPLMQGGVGSRILVTTRKDEVTIMMRAITSKITLKKLSDEQCWFIIRQLVFVEGEENEIKLLEEIGRKIASKCKGLPLVAKVLGGLMYYRKSLSQWNDILQNKLWDSKVVEEEIFAPLLLSYYDLSPLEKCCFSYCSLFPKDYIFERDMLIEMWMSQGYVGDSRTGQECFESLVMRSFFDDYIQEFNAFGVFDPRHYYQMHDIVHDFTQFLAKSKTIVIECDINTKLKSLEHKICHLNLLNVKSNSSYKVLTLKEIKREIQRKLRTLLISTEEIEVVLDFDFLFSNLRGLRVLSLPALGVTNLPQHIATLIHLRYLDLSNNSNLRELPESLCDLCNLQTLKVDNCYNLQKLPEGIGKVVKLRCFYNYGCSELKGLPKGFGKLISLQKIHMIPIPKENKEAYFPFGDLKNPNVYDHFQGFLRIKRCVNLANVGEAEKLSLGKMKELEELSLNFRVFDGSSVVEEEAKPQNEGMILEALKPHPNLNLLTISQYHGVKFPSWITSLINLKCLTLVGFDNCETLPPLGKLPCLESLQLSIMTSVKYVGIEFWGITREEENSFPKLKSLWFNYFSQWKKWEGSEEAALAARSSKVMPCLRSLRITYCRNLEGLPGFLRMTPLEELRIGDCGILEQCCLNEWLHIPNIEINYCRVQKDGIRI, from the coding sequence ATGGCTGATGCTTTCACCTCTGCACTtgttgatcactttgtttcgaGTGCCCTAGCAAAGATTGATAAAAATGTGGGATTAGTTCAGAATGTGAAGAAAGATGTGAAAAAGCTCAAAAAAAGTCTGAAATACATTCAAGATTTATTGGTGGATGCTGGGACAAGACAGCTCGACTCTCAATGGCTGAAACAGTGGCTAAGTGACCTCGAAGACATATCATTCGACATGGATGATGTGTTGGATGAGTGGAACTCTGCCATTCTCAAGTCTGAAATCGAGAGATTTGATCAAGAAGGAAAGGGTACTTGTGAAGATGGTGATGATAGTAGTGATCATGTTTGTGCAAAGAAGGTATGTTTTCCAGTACTGCCCTCTTCTTGGTTATGTTTCAAAAAAGTTAATCAAGTAATTAGGCACTGTGATTTTGCTAAAAGAATTAAGAAATTGACCAATGAGCTAGATATTATTAAAAACGATGGCCATGATCATGGCATAGTCATTGGAGCTATTGGAATGTATTCTCAACAACAATACAATCCTAGTTCTATTGTCAAATCAAGAATCACTACTATTTCTTTGGTTGAAGAAACTGAAATACATGGTAGAGATGATGATAAGGAAATTTTAGTGAGTAAGTTGTTATGTGATAGTCCTCAAAAGAGTAGTAAAGGGATTGATATAATCCCTATTGTAGGAATGGGGGGACTTGGTAAAACCACTCTTGCCCAACTAGTTTATAATGATGATAGTGTTAAGGCTCACTTTGATAAGCGAATTTGGGTGTGTGTCTCAGATCCTTTTGATCAAAAAAGAGTTGCTAAAGCAATTGTTGATGGGTTAGGAGGAAATGCTCAAAATTATGATGAGCTAGAGAGTTTAGTTCAATGCATTAGTAACTCTATCAAAGGGATAAAGTTCCTTCTTGTCTTAGATGATGTATGGACTGAGGAGAAATCAAAGTGGGAACAATTAAAGCAACCACTTATGCAGGGTGGTGTGGGTAGTAGGATATTAGTGACAACAAGAAAAGATGAGGTCACTATAATGATGAGGGCAATTACTAGCAAGATTACACTTAAAAAATTGTCTGATGAGCAATGTTGGTTCATCATTAGACAACTAGTATTTGTAGAGGGAGAAGAAAATGAGATCAAATTATTAGAAGAAATTGGAAGAAAAATTGCTAGTAAGTGTAAGGGCTTACCTCTTGTTGCAAAGGTTTTAGGAGGTCTCATGTACTATAGAAAGAGTTTGAGTCAGTGGAATGATATCTTGCAAAACAAATTGTGGGATTCAAAGGTTGTCGAGGAAGAGATATTTGCTCCACTGTTGTTAAGTTATTATGACTTGTCTCCTTTGGAAAAGTGTTGTTTCTCTTACTGTTCGCTCTTTCCAAAAGACTATATATTTGAAAGAGATATGTTGATCGAAATGTGGATGTCACAAGGTTATGTTGGTGATTCAAGAACAGGTCAAGAGTGTTTCGAGAGCTTAGTCATGCGATCATTTTTTGATGATTATATTCAAGAATTTAATGCATTTGGTGTTTTTGATCCAAGACATTATTACCAAATGCATGATATAGTGCATGATTTTACCCAATTTTTAGCCAAAAGTAAAACTATTGTCATTGAATGCGACATTAATACCAAATTGAAGTCTTTGGAGCACAAAATCTGTCATTTGAATTTGCTAAATGTAAAATCAAATTCCTCATACAAAGTTCTCACTTTGAAGGAAATCAAAAgggaaattcaaagaaaattgcGTACACTTCTCATTTCCACAGAGGAAATTGAGGTAGTACTTGATTTTGATTTCCTTTTCTCTAATCTAAGAGGTCTTCGAGTGCTAAGTCTACCAGCTCTTGGTGTGACCAATCTGCCCCAACATATTGCCACTTTGATACATTTGAGATATCTTGATCTTTCAAACAATTCCAATTTGAGAGAATTGCCTGAATCATTGTGTGATTTATGTAACCTACAAACTTTAAAAGTTGATAATTGTTATAATCTTCAAAAGCTACCAGAAGGAATTGGAAAGGTAGTAAAGTTGAGATGTTTTTATAACTACGGTTGCTCTGAGTTAAAAGGGTTACCAAAAGGGTTTGGAAAACTGATCAGTCTTCAAAAGATACATATGATTCCCATACCCAAAGAAAACAAAGAAGCATATTTCCCATTTGGGGATTTGAAGAATCCAAACGTCTATGATCATTTTCAAGGGTTTCTTCGTATTAAAAGGTGTGTGAATTTAGCCAATGTGGGTGAAGCTGAAAAGTTAAGCCTTGGAAAGATGAAAGAGCTTGAAGAGCTGAGTCTGAACTTTAGAGTATTTGATGGAAGTAGTGTTGTTGAAGAGGAAGCAAAGCCACAAAATGAAGGTATGATACTTGAAGCCCTAAAACCACATCCAAACTTGAACCTTTTAACAATCAGTCAGTACCATGGAGTTAAATTCCCAAGTTGGATTACTTCATTGATCAACTTGAAATGTCTTACTCTTGTGGGGTTCGATAATTGTGAAACTCTACCTCCTTTAGGGAAATTGCCATGTTTGGAATCACTTCAGTTATCCATAATGACAAGTGTGAAATATGTTGGCATTGAGTTTTGGGGAATAACTCGTGAAGAAGAAAACTCATTCCCGAAGTTGAAGAGCCTTTGGTTTAATTACTTTTCCCAATGGAAAAAATGGGAAGGGAGTGAAGAAGCAGCATTAGCAGCGAGAAGTTCAAAAGTTATGCCGTGTCTACGTTCGCTACGAATTACGTATTGTCGTAATTTGGAAGGACTTCCTGGGTTTCTGCGAATGACGCCATTGGAGGAGTTGAGAATTGGTGACTGTGGCATCCTAGAACAATGTTGCTTAAATGAATGGCTTCACATCCCAAATATTGAAATTAACTACTGTCGTGTACAAAAGGATGGCATAAGGATTTAG